The following are encoded together in the Triticum dicoccoides isolate Atlit2015 ecotype Zavitan chromosome 6B, WEW_v2.0, whole genome shotgun sequence genome:
- the LOC119320465 gene encoding uncharacterized protein LOC119320465 — MMQRRFGSQMKAKAATVLLLVLLVCHALSAECGEVWGSGGRRLDFEIQGRGGAGEVSLECAGQTFAEVVLKAITAGAVNHWGLAAMGRCRIASRTAPHPHRRPAVPRYRR; from the exons ATGATGCAGCGAAGGTTCGGCAGCCAGATGAAAGCAAAGGCAGCAACCGTGCTGCTCCTTGTCCTCCTCGTATGCCACGCGTTATCCGCAGAAT GTGGTGAGGTGTGGGGATCAGGCGGCCGTCGTCTGGATTTCGAGATCCAAGGCCGCGGTGGCGCCGGCGAGGTCAGCCTTGAGTGTGCCGGCCAAACTTTTGCGGAGGTGGTTCTCAAGGCGATAACTGCTGGTGCTGTGAACCACTGGGGTCTTGCAGCTATGGGTCGCTGCAGGATTGCCTCGCGAACTGCCCCTCATCCCCATAGACGCCCTGCGGTTCCTCGGTACAGACGATAG